The following nucleotide sequence is from Candidatus Hydrogenedentota bacterium.
CCCGTTGAATTCGATACGGCCGCCGTCCGGGCGGAGCAACCCGACGATCATGTTGAAGGTGGTCGTCTTGCCCGCGCCGTTCGGCCCGAGCAGGCCGACGATTTCGCCGGGCGCCAGGGTGATCGACACATCGCGCACGACGGTGCGTTTCTTGAACGCCTTGACGAGGTCGTGCGTTTCGAGCAAGGGAGGCGCCTCGGGCATGGGCCAATTCCTCAGGGCGCCGCGACATGCGCGGGGTAGGCGGCGTGCAGCAGGAGCCGGTTAAGCCGGGTGAGTTCCTCGGGCGTGCGGTCCTTCTTTTCGAGGAGCGTCTTGGCCTCGTCGCTCAATGCGACACCCGACCATGCCGCTTCGTTGTAGAGTTTGGGGTTGGCCAGCACCTTGTTCAGCGTCTTGACCAGCCTGCCCTTGTTCTCGACAATCGTCTCCGTGGACGCGCTGGTCAAAATGCCGCGCGTCTCCCCGTCGAGCAGCGAGAAGATGTGCTTGCCGGGCGATGCGGCGTCCGCGGCGGCCTGTTGCTTGAGCGTGGCAACGAGGCCAGGCCAGTCCTGCACGTCGGATTCGC
It contains:
- a CDS encoding ATP-binding cassette domain-containing protein; the encoded protein is MPEAPPLLETHDLVKAFKKRTVVRDVSITLAPGEIVGLLGPNGAGKTTTFNMIVGLLRPDGGRIEFNG